In one window of Primulina tabacum isolate GXHZ01 chromosome 8, ASM2559414v2, whole genome shotgun sequence DNA:
- the LOC142552496 gene encoding germin-like protein 5-1 — protein MVYSRGAGIFMFFAIAIVVFTSSVSADPDLLQDICVADLTSAVKLNGYPCKSNVTAEDFFFAGLAKPGATNNSAGSLVTLANVQKIPGLNTLGVSLSRIDYAPEGLNPPHTHPRATEVVFVLEGELDVGFITTANVLISKSIKKGEIFVFPRGLVHFQKNNGKGAASVIAAFNSQLPGTQSIAATLFAATPTVPDNVLTKAFQVGTKEIDKIKSRFAPKK, from the exons ATGGTTTATTCTCGTGGAGCTGGGATATTTATGTTTTTTGCTATAGCTATAGTCGTGTTTACAAGTAGCGTTTCTGCGGATCCAGACTTGCTTCAAGATATTTGTGTTGCTGATCTCACTTCTG CCGTGAAGTTGAACGGATACCCATGCAAGTCCAACGTGACGGCGGAGGACTTCTTCTTCGCCGGCCTAGCCAAACCCGGTGCCACCAACAACTCCGCCGGGTCCCTGGTCACCTTAGCCAATGTACAGAAAATCCCGGGCCTCAACACCCTCGGCGTGTCCCTCTCACGCATCGACTATGCCCCCGAAGGCCTGAACCCGCCGCACACTCACCCACGCGCCACTGAGGTTGTGTTCGTCCTCGAAGGGGAGCTCGACGTGGGCTTCATCACCACCGCCAACGTCCTCATATCAAAATCTATCAAGAAAGGGGAAATCTTCGTCTTTCCCAGAGGACTAGTTCACTTCCAGAAGAATAATGGAAAGGGCGCCGCCTCGGTGATCGCCGCCTTCAACAGCCAGCTCCCCGGAACGCAGTCTATAGCCGCCACTCTGTTTGCTGCCACGCCGACGGTGCCGGATAATGTTCTGACGAAGGCGTTCCAGGTGGGGACGAAAGAGATTGACAAGATCAAGTCCAGATTCGCACCCAAGAAATGA
- the LOC142552498 gene encoding pumilio homolog 12-like translates to MPSSKGSKVFAEAMDRYGWQSLHQKLQGGKPKDIQKIFSKLKYRICKLMFHQSSSFVVQKLFEVCDEEQMDQLVFSVTADPALLMSACLDPQGAECMKKFLECIRASEQISHMIRFFSHFSVPLANDQFGSLPLLVAIGRNISIIAVSESGSYLLRAIISKDRPEGFILMWIMMHASHLSTEPFGNYVLRHVIGLEIPCLIEEIVAKWSGVFHGLSMNKYGSKVVKKLMKASKRKYAPQIINDIISSPKFSTVLVDPFGYSVLQTAMKCSKGTVRKRLHDLIRQHSELLNRK, encoded by the exons ATGCCGTCTTCGAAGGGCAGCAAGGTGTTTGCGGAAGCAATGGATCGATACGGTTGGCAGTCCTTGCATCAGAAACTCCAAGGAGGGAAACCGAAAGACATCCAAAAGATCTTTTCTAAACTGAAATATCGCATATGTAAGTTGATGTTCCATCAGTCCAGTAGCTTTGTGGTTCAAAAGCTGTTCGAAGTCTGCGACGAAGAACAGATGGACCAGTTGGTTTTTTCGGTCACTGCTGATCCCGCTTTGCTCATGTCTGCCTGTCTTGACCCTCAAGG AGCTGAGTGCATGAAGAAATTTCTCGAGTGTATCAGGGCAAGCGAGCAAATATCTCATATGATACGCTTCTTCAGTCACTTCTCGGTTCCGCTCGCAAACGACCAGTTTGGTTCTCTC CCACTACTCGTGGCGATAGGTAGGAATATTTCGATAATCGCCGTCAGTGAAAGCGGATCCTACCTTCTGCGGGCCATCATATCAAAAGACCGTCCAGAAGGTTTCATATTAATGTGGATAATGATGCATGCATCTCATCTGTCTACAGAACCATTCGG GAATTATGTACTGCGACATGTGATAGGATTGGAGATTCCATGTCTGATAGAAGAGATAGTGGCTAAATGGTCAGGGGTTTTCCATGGCCTGTCGATGAACAAATATGGAAGCAAAGTAGTAAAGAAATTGATGAAGGCATCCAAACGGAAATACGCCCCTCAAATCATCAACGATATAATCAGCAGTCCTAAGTTCTCGACTGTCCTAGTAGATCCTTTTGGCTACTCTGTTCTCCAAACCGCTATGAAATGCTCTAAG GGAACCGTTCGCAAGAGACTGCATGATCTGATTCGCCAACACTCTGAACTGCTAAATAGGAAATGA